The nucleotide sequence TCGCGTTCGACCAGGAAATGGACCAGCTTCTGGATGTCGAGCACCGCGATCGGGTCGACACCGGCGAAGGGCTCGTCGAGCAGGACGAAACGCGGGTTGATCGCGAGCGCCCGTGCGATCTCGACGCGCCGGCGTTCGCCGCCCGACAGGCTGACCGCCGAGGCCTCGCGCAGGTGGGCGATGTGCAGGTCCTCGAGCAGGTTGTCGAGGTGCTCCTCGCGCTCCTCCTCGCTGTAGGGCTTGAGTTCGAGAATGGCGAGGATGTTTTCCTCGACCGTCATCTTGCGGAAGATCGACGGCTCCTGCGGGAGGTAGGAGAGGCCGAGGCGCGCGCGCTGGTGGATCGCCATGTGGGTGAGGTTGTGCGTGTCGAGGTGCACGGTGCCGCCGTCCGCGGCGACCAGGCCGACGACCATGTAGAAGCAGGTCGTCTTGCCGGCCCCGTTGGGGCCGAGCAGCCCGACGACCTCGCCGCTTTTGACGTCGAACGACACGTCGTGCACGACGGTGCGCTTGCCGTAGGTCTTGCGCAAGCCTTGAACCGATATCTGACTCATGGTTGCGCTGCCGGCTGCTCGCCGCGCGGTTTGGGGCGGATGACCGCGCGTACGCGCCCGCCCGGGCTACCGGCGCCGTTCTGGCCGACGACCTTGTAAAAACCGCTGTCGCTGTTGTACGAAATCCGCGCGCCGCGCAGCTCGTCCTCGCCTCGGCGCAGTCGTGCGTCGCCGATGAGGTCGAGTTCGCTCGTCGTGTTGTCGAATTCGATGCGCGCCGCGAAGCCCTCGATGAATTCGTCGCGCCCGTCGACCTTCTGCCGGAACGCGACGGGGCGCCCGGTCGCGCTGACCTTGTCGAGGCCCGCGGCGTTCTGCGTCAACTGCATGCGGTCGGCGCGCAGCGTCAGGGTGCCCTGGGTGAGAATCACATTGCCCTGGTAGACGCTGACTTTTTTGATGTCGTCGAGCGTCACTGTGTCCGCTTCGAGATTGATCGGCTTGTCGCGGTCGGCGGTCTCGGCATGCGCAGGCGCGGCCAGGAGCGCGAGCCAGAGCGCGGCGCACAGGGGGGTGATCGGGGTTCGCATGGCGCTAGTTTCTCCGGGGAAGGTAACGGGTGTGGACCCGTCCGCTCAGTTTGATCACGCGAAGCCGCGCGTCGTAGTGCATGGCGCCTGCGCGCACGGTCAGCAGGTCGTCGCGGATGTCGACGGGCCCCGGCGACCGCAGCTGGTCCTGCTCGGGAAACACGAGCAGCCGTGCGGTGCGCAGGGTCATGGCCGACTGCCCCGCGTGGGCGGCGCGGACGACGTTGACGTCGCCGCGCAGGTCGACCTCGTCGCCGGTCGGCGAGATCGTCGCTTCGCGCGCCGCGGCGCGGATTTCGCCGGCTTCGGGATCGATCTGCACGAAGCGCGGCAGCTCGAGCTCGGTGAGCCTGCTGCCGGTGTAGTGCTTGAGCCGTTTGGCCGAGAGGCGGTATTGCGGACGTCCGGTCGCGTCGGTGCGCAAGGCGTCGAAGTTTTCCATGATGCCCTCCGGATCGCTTTCAGCGGCGTGTTCGGGCGCAGGCGTGACCTGCACGGCGCGCTCGATCGCGAAGCTCAACGCGGCGAGCAACAGCAGAATCGCGAGCGGCAGCCACAGCGAACCCCGGGAAATCATTGCGTCGGACCGGCCGCCCGCAGCCCGCGGGCCTTCATTGCAGGTAGGGGGCGAGCGCCGCGTCGAGCGTGCCCTGGGCGCGCATCAGGAATTCGCAGGCTTCGCGGACCGCGCCGCGCCCGGCCTCGCGCCGCGTTGTGTAATGGCTGTGGGCCTTCACCAGTTCGGGGGCTGCGGGGACGGTGATCGCGAGACCGGCGCGGCGCATGACCGGCAGGTCGACCACGTCGTCGCCCATGTAGGCCGTGGCCTCGGGGTCGATGGCGAGTTCGCGGCAGAGCGCCTGGTAGACGACCAGCTTGTCGTGCGCGCCCTGATGAACGATGTCGATGCCGAGGTTGCGCGCGCGGTGCTCGACCACGCGCGACGTCCGCCCGGTGATGATTGCAAGCGCGACGCCGCTGCGCTGAAGCATCTTGAGGCCGTGGCCGTCGAGCGAGTTGAAGCCCTTGTATTCCTGTCCGTCGTCGGCGAGGAACAGCGTGCCGTCGGTCATGACGCCGTCGACGTCGAAGGCGATGAGGCGGATTTTTCGCGCCCGGGCGATCGCGTCGTCGGCCATCACACCACCCCCGCTTTCAGCAGGTCGTGCATGTTGAGGGCGCCGACCAGGCGATTGTCGGCGTCGACGACGAGCAGACCGTTGATTTTCAGCGTCTCCATTTTCTCCACTGCCGCGGCGGCGAGTTCGTCCGCGCGGATCGTCTTCGGGTTCGGTGTCATGAGGTCGGCGATTTTCGCGTGCTGGATGTCGAGAGCATGTTCGAGCGTCCGACGCAGGTCGCCGTCGGTGAAGAGCCCGACGACGCGGTCGTCGGCATCGACCACGGCGGTCATGCCCAGGCCCTTTTTGGTCATTTCGAACAGCGCGGCCTTGAGCGTCGCGTCGCGCCCGACTTTCGGCAGCGCGTCGCCGCCGTGCATGACGTCGGCGACATGAACGAGCAGCCGCCGCCCGAGGCTGCCGCCCGGGTGGGTGCGCGCGAAATCGTCGGCCGAAAAACCGCGTGCGTCGAGCAGGGCGACCGCGAGCGCGTCTCCGAGCGCGAGTGCCGCCGTCGTGCTCGCGGTCGGCGCGAGGTTGAGCGGACACGCCTCCTTGTCGACCTTGGCGTTGAGGTGGGCATCGGCCTCGCGCGCGAGCGTCGACGCCGGGTTGCCGGTCATCGCGACGAGCTTCGCGCCGCGTCGCTTGATGAGCGGCACGATGCAGACGATCTCGCTGCTTTCGCCGGAATTGGACAGCGCGAGTACGACGTCGTCGTGCGCGATCATGCCGAGGTCGCCGTGGCTCGCTTCCCCGGGATGCATGAAAAATGCCGGCGTTCCGGTCGACGCGAGGGTGGCGGCGATCTTGCTACCGACGTGCCCCGATTTGCCCATCCCGGAGACGACGACCCGCCCGGTGCAGGCGAGGATCAGGCGAACGGCGTCGGCAAATCCGTGATCGAGACGTGTCGAAACGGTATGCAGCGCGTCGGCTTCGATCTCGAGGACCTGACGCGCGAGCGCGAGTGAATGTTCGGCGGAGAGGGATTGGACTTGCATGGGCGGCAAGTATACTAAACGCCGCGTTTACGCCGCCCATTTCCTTGCGTCCGGCCGAGCGTATCGCGCCCCCCCGAATAACACTCAGCCATCGACGACCGCATGCCCTTCACGAGGACGCCGACTTCAGCACCCACCCGCGCCACCGACACTTCGCATGCACTCCGGTAGCAGCCTTCAGCTCGTCCTGATCCTGCTCGCGGTGGCGGTGCTGGTGGCGGCCGCGGCGCGTGCGCTGCGCCTGCCGACCATGCTCGCCTATCTCGTCACCGGGATCGCGATCGGCCCGTTCGCGCTCGGCTGGATTCCGGACAGCGACGAGGCGCGTTATCTGGCCGAATTCGGCGTCGTGTTCCTGATGTTTTCGATCGGCCTCGAATTCAGCCTGCCGCGTCTGATGACAATGCGCATGACCGTGTTCGGCTTCGGCGGCGCACAGGTCGTGCTGACCATTGTCCTCAGCGCCGCGGTCGCCTGGATGCTCGGATTGCCCCCGCTCGCCGCGCTCGCCGTCGGCGGCATCATGTCGATGTCGTCGACCGCGATCGTCTCGAAAATGCTGACCGAACGGCTCGAGGTGCAGACCTCGCACGGACGCCAGATCTTCGGGGCGCTGCTGTTTCAGGATCTCGCAGTGGTGCCGCTGCTGATCCTGATCCCGGCTTTTGCCAAGGAATCGGACGCGATGGCCGCGACCCTCGGTCTGGCCTTGCTCAAGGCGACGGTCGTCCTCGGCTTCCTACTGTTCGTCGGTCAGCGCGTCATGCGGCCGTGGTTCCAGTGGGTCGCGGGGCACAAGTCGCCCGAGCTTTTCACCCTCAATTTGCTGCTTTTCACGCTCGGCCTCGCCTTCCTGACCGAGAGCGCCGGCCTGTCGCTGGCGCTCGGGGCCTTCCTCGCTGGCATGCTGGTGTCCGAGACCGAATACCGCTACCAAGTCGAGGACGACATCAAGCCTTTCCGGGACGTGCTCCTGGGCCTGTTCTTCGTCACGATCGGCATGCGTCTCGACCCCACGCAGGTGATGCTCGACTGGGCCGACGTGCTCATGATCGTCGCGGCGATCGTCATCGGCAAGGGCGTGCTCGTCGCGGGTCTCGCAATGGCCTTCGGCAGTGGCCGGCCGACCGCGTGGCGCACCGCTCTTGGGCTCGCGCAGGCGGGCGAATTCGGCTTCGTTCTGCTCGCGCAGGCGGCCGACCTCAGGCTGCTCGGCGTCGAGGTCGCCCAGCCGCTGCTCGCCGCGATGGTGCTGTCGATGCTGATCGCTCCGCTGCTGATCCACCGGATGGACACCCTCACGCGGCTTCTTGCCGGCAGCGAGTGGTCCGGGCGCGCCAAGGAAGTGCACGACATTTCGATCAAGAGCTTCGGCAAGACCCGCCACGTGATCGTCTGCGGCTACGGGCGCAGCGGCCAGAATCTGGCGCGCCTGCTCGAGGCCGAAGGCATCACCTTTATCGCACTCGACGCCGACCCCGAGCGCATCCGCGCGGTCGCAGCGTCAGGCGTTTCGGCCGTCTACGGCGATGCGAGCCGGCGTGAAGTGCTGGTCGCCGCGGGCTTGAGCCGGGCGCAGGCCGTCGTTGTCACCTATTCCGACGTGCATTCGAGCATGGCCATCCTGCGTCATGTGCGCGAGCTGCGACCGGAGGTCCCGGTCATCGTGCGCACGATCGACGACACCCATATCGACGCCTTGAAGGCGGCCGGCGCGGCCGAAGTCGTGTCGGAAGTGATGGAAGGCTCGCTGATGCTCGCCTCGCACGCGCTGATGCTGCTCGGCGTGCCGCTCGCCCAGGTGCTGAGGCGGGTGCGTGACGTCCGCGACACGCGTTACGCGCTGATGCGCGGGTTTTTCCGTGGCGCGAGCGACGTCGACCACGAACTCGACCAGCAGAGCCAGCCGCGCCTGAACACCGTGCTGATCACCCAGGGCTCGGCCGCGGCGGGGCACACGCTCGCGGAACTGGCCTTGGACGAATTGGCGGTCGAGGTGGTCGCGATCCGCCGTCAGGGCATCAAGGGCGTCGACCCGCAGCCCGAGGCCGAAATCCGCGTGGGCGACGTGCTGGTGTTACGGGGCGGCGCCGGGGGGCTGGCGGCGGCGGAGTTCAGGTTATTGCAGGGCTGAAGCGTTCTCCGAGCGCTAGTCCGGTCGGGACGCCCTCAGCGACGGACCGAAAAGAAACGCGGGACTTATACGCCCATGCAAACGGTGTACGTGGTGGAATCGGCCACACTGGTCGTTGCAGTGGCCGCCCCCGCCGTGCTGGCCACCGTGCCGACCATTAGGGAGCCTGTCGCCGTATTGCCGTCATCGAGTTGGGCATCGAGTTGTTTGGCATGTCTTCCCAGGATGGAGCCGGAACAGATGAAATAAGTGCCGGTCATCCCTGTGAAGGGAGCGGTGCTCTGGACGCCAATGATCCCACCGGCGGCATTCCGTGGCTGATAATCGGTAGCGGCTAGACTAGTTGTTCCAGGCGCTAGCCCGGCCAGACGTACGTGCTGCCAGAACAAAAAGGTTTCTTTGGGTGTGGTTTCGTTCGCGCTGTCCCAGCTGCCTTCGATGACACCATCACCATCGCCCGCCCCGGGAGTCACGGCCGTCGTCCCCACATGGGCGACAGCCGCACTGTCATCACCTGGAAGCGCCTTGAACCGGTCCTGATAGCCGTAGATGAATACCGGAACGTTACGAAAATCAGAGGCGAGGTTTTTCACCCGTGCGCTATTGATAAGTTCCTGCCCCTTCAAAATTCCACCGAGCAGCAGGCCGATAATGACCAGCACGATCGCGATTTCGATCAGCGTGAAGCCAGCTTGGCGGCGGGCGAATTGGCGGGGGCGCATGGTGAATCTCCGGTCTGGAATCGCGTGCCGGAGGGCGTGCAAAATTTATGCCTCGTCGGCGACACCCTCGTAAATGGCTGTTCCAAAAAACGAAAAAAATTGAGGTCTGCGTCGGTGCATGGGCGGTGATGTCGAAAACACGACGTGTGCGGCGAACTGCCGTCACCGACCCCGATGCTCGATTTAAGGCAGGAAATGCCGTTAGCATGGCATGCTCCGTTCCGACTTCCCGGTCCAGCCTTCCTCGTCGATGCACGAACCTACCCCAAACGCCCCGCCCATGCCCTGGCTCAGTACGCTGGCTGTCCGTTTGACGCGCGTCGCCCCAGGTCGCTGGCTTGCGCTGATGCTGCTCGCCCTGCACGCGGCCGTCGCGTTCGATGCCGAAGCGGCTATAAGCCGCGGATTCCTGCTCGCGCATTACGGGCTGTTCCTGCTCTGGCAGCCGCTGGTGAGGAGCGAGGCCCGCATCGAGCCGCGGCTCGCGCTGCCTGTGTTTGCGATGGCCGCCCTGCTCGTGCTGGTCGACAGCCCTTGGGTCCTCGCGCTGTGGCTGGCGGTGCTCGCCGGGCTGGTCGGTGCCGTCGCGGCCTCGCACGACGGGCGTCGGCAGCACCTGCCTTATCTACTCGCGCTCGCGTACCTGCTCGCCTTGCTGCTCGCCTGGGTGTTGCCGCAAAGCCTCGGCGACACGGCCTTGCCCGACGAACTCCAATTTGCCGTGCGCTACGGGCTGCCGCTGCTGCCGCTTGCCATTCTGTTCCTGCCGGGTGAACGCCAGCGCGGTGCCTCGTCGACGCTCGACTTCATCTACGGGCTCATGCTGTCGCTGCTCGTGATCGTGATGGCGCTCGGCGTGTTCGCGGTCGTCGCGGTCGCGAAGGTGGGCTACGCGTGGGCGCTCGTGCAGACGCTGCTCGGTATGGCGGCGCTGCTGCTTGCGCTGTCGTGGCTGTGGAACCCGCGCGCCGGCTTTACCGGCCTCGGCCAGCTGACGTCGCGCTACCTGCTCTCGGTCGGGCTGCCGTTCGAGGGCTGGGCCCGGCGGCTGGCGACGCTCGCCGAACGCGAACGCGATCCCGAGTCCTTCGTGCGCGATGCACTCGCCGACCTGCACGAACTGACCTGGATCAGCGGCGGCCGGTGGCAGGCGGCGCGCGGCGAAGGCCACTTCGGGGACCAGGCGCCGCACCGGGTCGAGCACGCCTTCCACGGCCTCGCGCTCGCCTGGTATGCGCCGCGCCCGCTGACGCCTTCGCTCGCGCTGCACGTGCGCCTGCTGTCGCAGTTGCTCGGCTATTTCTATGCCGCCAAGGTGCGTGAGCAGACCTTGCGCGAGCAGGCCTACAGCCAGGCGATTCACGATACCGGCGCGCGGCTCACCCATGACGTCAAGAACATCCTGCAGTCGGTAAAGACGCTGCTCGCCGCGGTCGATACCGCGACCCCGGAGGACAGCGACCGCCTCCTGGCCTTGATGAAGCGCCAGGTGCCACAGCTCGTCGCGCGCCTGTCGCAGACCGTCGACAAGCTCAAGCAGCCGACGGAAATGGATGCGGCGCACGTGCCGGCACAGGCTTGGTGGGCTGCGCTGCGGGCGCGCTACGAGCACGACGATGTGGGGTTCTCCGCCGACGCGCTCGACGAAACGCCCTTGCCGCAGGACCTGTTCGACAGCGTGGCCGACAATCTGCTCGCCAACGCGCTGCGCAAACGCCGCGGCGGCGTGGGTGTAGCCGTGGAGGTGCGCCTCAGTTTGCGGCCGACGGTCGCCTTGACCGTGACCGACACCGGCGCGCCCGCCCCCGAGCATGTCGCGCGTAATCTGTTCCTGAGTCCGGTGGCGTCGGATTTCGGGCTTGGCGTCGGGCTTTATCAGGCGGCGCGCCAGGCGGCACGTTCGGGCTTTCGCCTCGATCTGCCGGCCAATCAGGCGGGCCAGGTGACGCTCCGAATTCAGGCTACGGACAGCCGCCACCCGGACATATCCGCCCCCTGAGTTGATCGGCGGAAATCCAGGTCACGAGGTCGTCGAAGTCGTCTGAAGGCGTGCGGCTGACAAATTCTTGGTCGACGTGGTCGCTGTTGGTGTTTTCGCGCTCGGTATTGCTCGATGGGGCTGCCAAAGTATTTCCGTTGAGGTTGCGGGCACCCCAGCCGTTCGGACCGTGGGAAAGAATGACGATCGGCACGTTCGCGGCTACGTTTCCGAGCGCGCCGCAATCGTCAGAATCCGCATTTGTGCTGGTAGTGCAAACCTGGCGATCGCCCACGTCTGCGTTCTGAAAGCCCGTAACGGAATTCGCGAATTCTTCGGTAACGGCGTACCGCAGACGGTTGCCCCAGGCGTCCTGCGCCGCCGTCCCCAATGCAGCCCAGGGGAAAAAACCTTCCGTGTTAAGGCATCTGCCCGCGTCGCGGGGCCCTTCGAGGCCGTCGCCATTGACGTTCGGGCAGGGCAGGTAGGGTGCGCCAGTGCCATTGCTGGCTGAGTGCGCCATCGCATATCCAAAAATCGCCTCGCGCGCTTCGTTCAATGTCTGCTTGGTTTCCGCGATCCGCCGCGCCTGAATCTGAGCCGACAACGGAACCGCGAGCCCCCCGATCAGGATGGTCATGATCACGAGCACGATCGCGAGTTCGATCAGCGTGAAGCCGCGTTGCGGGGTCATGGGGCGGGTTCCTTCTCGAGCGGCGGCGAAGGCGGGGTGGACGGTCGCAGCACCTGATACGGTTCGTACACCTTGCCGTCGCTGCGGATCTGGCCCGGCTTCAAGCCTGACGGGCCGGTCCCGTCGAACTCGGCCGCGCCGTCGACCCAGCGCGTCGTCTTGCCGTCGGAACGGATCACGACCCCGTCGTAACGTACGGGCGGCGGCGTGTCGCTCGCGGCAGACGGGGCCGGGGATGGCGCGCGGCCACTGGTCCGCGCCCGCGCCGCCTCGAGTTGCGCGCGCTCGGCCGGGGTGAAGAAAAGGCGGCCGATCTCGGTCGCTTGCGCCGGTGCGACGCCGAGGACGAGGAGGCTCAGCGTGCCGAGCAGCGGCGCGGCAAGACACGACGGGAATCGGCGCGAAGACCGGTTACGCATCCTGCCCCCGATCCGTCGCTGCGACGGTGAACCACAGCAGTTCGCATTCTGCCTGCAAGGTCGGCCGGCTGGCGGCGGCGAGCGCGAGGTCTTCGCGCTTGCTCAGCCGGCAACCCTGGACGCGGTAGACGCCCGGCGCGCGCGCCTTCAGCGCCGCGAGAAAGCGCGGCAGATCGGTTTCAACCAACACGGGCATGGCCAGCGTCATCACGGTTTGCCCGAGCGGGAGGCCGTCGGCGAGCGCGGGCAGCGCATCGGTGCGCGGCGCCAGGCGGTAGTCGAGCCCGTAAAGACCGGCATCGCGGTTCGCGAGCTGCGCCGCCTCGATCCACGCGAGCCGGTCTTCGGCGCCGACGAAGCCGCGCGCGACGAGCGCCCGATAAGCGCCGAGATGGGTCGCGATCAGGTGCTGTTGCTGGCGGCTACTCTCGAGCTTGCGCCGCACCGCGTCGAGCGCGCCTTGCTGCGCCTCGAGCTCCGCCGCGGCGCGCGCGGCTTCACCGCCCCCCCACCAGATGCCGGCGCCCGCGAGCAGCAGCGCGACCAGCACGAGCAACAGGTGAAACTTGAGGGCGGCGAAGGGGGGGCGTGTCATCGCGCGACCTCGGCGAGACGGGCGCTGACGCTGAAGCGTGCGGCGGGTGCGCTCGCCGCGTCGCCTGCGACGGTCTTGCCCGCCAGCGTGCCGGTCGAGTCGGCGTTGACCGGGCTGCGCACGAGGCTCACGCCGGCCACGCCCGGCACCGCATCGAGGGCGCGCATGAAGCCCTCGATATCCTGCATCGCCACGCGGAAGTTGCCGTCGAACGGCACGAGCGCGGCGTCGATGTCGAGACGTATCTGCCCCGAGGTCAGGGTCTCGTCATGCCAGCTCAGCGTTTCGGGCACGAC is from Thiobacillus denitrificans ATCC 25259 and encodes:
- the lptB gene encoding LPS export ABC transporter ATP-binding protein codes for the protein MSQISVQGLRKTYGKRTVVHDVSFDVKSGEVVGLLGPNGAGKTTCFYMVVGLVAADGGTVHLDTHNLTHMAIHQRARLGLSYLPQEPSIFRKMTVEENILAILELKPYSEEEREEHLDNLLEDLHIAHLREASAVSLSGGERRRVEIARALAINPRFVLLDEPFAGVDPIAVLDIQKLVHFLVEREIGVLITDHNVRETLGICDRAYIINDGRVLTAGTPEHIIQDENARKFYLGENFRL
- the lptA gene encoding lipopolysaccharide transport periplasmic protein LptA, translated to MRTPITPLCAALWLALLAAPAHAETADRDKPINLEADTVTLDDIKKVSVYQGNVILTQGTLTLRADRMQLTQNAAGLDKVSATGRPVAFRQKVDGRDEFIEGFAARIEFDNTTSELDLIGDARLRRGEDELRGARISYNSDSGFYKVVGQNGAGSPGGRVRAVIRPKPRGEQPAAQP
- the lptC gene encoding LPS export ABC transporter periplasmic protein LptC, encoding MISRGSLWLPLAILLLLAALSFAIERAVQVTPAPEHAAESDPEGIMENFDALRTDATGRPQYRLSAKRLKHYTGSRLTELELPRFVQIDPEAGEIRAAAREATISPTGDEVDLRGDVNVVRAAHAGQSAMTLRTARLLVFPEQDQLRSPGPVDIRDDLLTVRAGAMHYDARLRVIKLSGRVHTRYLPRRN
- a CDS encoding KdsC family phosphatase, with the translated sequence MADDAIARARKIRLIAFDVDGVMTDGTLFLADDGQEYKGFNSLDGHGLKMLQRSGVALAIITGRTSRVVEHRARNLGIDIVHQGAHDKLVVYQALCRELAIDPEATAYMGDDVVDLPVMRRAGLAITVPAAPELVKAHSHYTTRREAGRGAVREACEFLMRAQGTLDAALAPYLQ
- a CDS encoding KpsF/GutQ family sugar-phosphate isomerase, with amino-acid sequence MQVQSLSAEHSLALARQVLEIEADALHTVSTRLDHGFADAVRLILACTGRVVVSGMGKSGHVGSKIAATLASTGTPAFFMHPGEASHGDLGMIAHDDVVLALSNSGESSEIVCIVPLIKRRGAKLVAMTGNPASTLAREADAHLNAKVDKEACPLNLAPTASTTAALALGDALAVALLDARGFSADDFARTHPGGSLGRRLLVHVADVMHGGDALPKVGRDATLKAALFEMTKKGLGMTAVVDADDRVVGLFTDGDLRRTLEHALDIQHAKIADLMTPNPKTIRADELAAAAVEKMETLKINGLLVVDADNRLVGALNMHDLLKAGVV
- a CDS encoding monovalent cation:proton antiporter family protein is translated as MHSGSSLQLVLILLAVAVLVAAAARALRLPTMLAYLVTGIAIGPFALGWIPDSDEARYLAEFGVVFLMFSIGLEFSLPRLMTMRMTVFGFGGAQVVLTIVLSAAVAWMLGLPPLAALAVGGIMSMSSTAIVSKMLTERLEVQTSHGRQIFGALLFQDLAVVPLLILIPAFAKESDAMAATLGLALLKATVVLGFLLFVGQRVMRPWFQWVAGHKSPELFTLNLLLFTLGLAFLTESAGLSLALGAFLAGMLVSETEYRYQVEDDIKPFRDVLLGLFFVTIGMRLDPTQVMLDWADVLMIVAAIVIGKGVLVAGLAMAFGSGRPTAWRTALGLAQAGEFGFVLLAQAADLRLLGVEVAQPLLAAMVLSMLIAPLLIHRMDTLTRLLAGSEWSGRAKEVHDISIKSFGKTRHVIVCGYGRSGQNLARLLEAEGITFIALDADPERIRAVAASGVSAVYGDASRREVLVAAGLSRAQAVVVTYSDVHSSMAILRHVRELRPEVPVIVRTIDDTHIDALKAAGAAEVVSEVMEGSLMLASHALMLLGVPLAQVLRRVRDVRDTRYALMRGFFRGASDVDHELDQQSQPRLNTVLITQGSAAAGHTLAELALDELAVEVVAIRRQGIKGVDPQPEAEIRVGDVLVLRGGAGGLAAAEFRLLQG
- a CDS encoding prepilin-type N-terminal cleavage/methylation domain-containing protein, which produces MRPRQFARRQAGFTLIEIAIVLVIIGLLLGGILKGQELINSARVKNLASDFRNVPVFIYGYQDRFKALPGDDSAAVAHVGTTAVTPGAGDGDGVIEGSWDSANETTPKETFLFWQHVRLAGLAPGTTSLAATDYQPRNAAGGIIGVQSTAPFTGMTGTYFICSGSILGRHAKQLDAQLDDGNTATGSLMVGTVASTAGAATATTSVADSTTYTVCMGV
- a CDS encoding sensor histidine kinase; amino-acid sequence: MPWLSTLAVRLTRVAPGRWLALMLLALHAAVAFDAEAAISRGFLLAHYGLFLLWQPLVRSEARIEPRLALPVFAMAALLVLVDSPWVLALWLAVLAGLVGAVAASHDGRRQHLPYLLALAYLLALLLAWVLPQSLGDTALPDELQFAVRYGLPLLPLAILFLPGERQRGASSTLDFIYGLMLSLLVIVMALGVFAVVAVAKVGYAWALVQTLLGMAALLLALSWLWNPRAGFTGLGQLTSRYLLSVGLPFEGWARRLATLAERERDPESFVRDALADLHELTWISGGRWQAARGEGHFGDQAPHRVEHAFHGLALAWYAPRPLTPSLALHVRLLSQLLGYFYAAKVREQTLREQAYSQAIHDTGARLTHDVKNILQSVKTLLAAVDTATPEDSDRLLALMKRQVPQLVARLSQTVDKLKQPTEMDAAHVPAQAWWAALRARYEHDDVGFSADALDETPLPQDLFDSVADNLLANALRKRRGGVGVAVEVRLSLRPTVALTVTDTGAPAPEHVARNLFLSPVASDFGLGVGLYQAARQAARSGFRLDLPANQAGQVTLRIQATDSRHPDISAP
- a CDS encoding type II secretion system protein translates to MTPQRGFTLIELAIVLVIMTILIGGLAVPLSAQIQARRIAETKQTLNEAREAIFGYAMAHSASNGTGAPYLPCPNVNGDGLEGPRDAGRCLNTEGFFPWAALGTAAQDAWGNRLRYAVTEEFANSVTGFQNADVGDRQVCTTSTNADSDDCGALGNVAANVPIVILSHGPNGWGARNLNGNTLAAPSSNTERENTNSDHVDQEFVSRTPSDDFDDLVTWISADQLRGRICPGGGCP